In Candidatus Delongbacteria bacterium, one DNA window encodes the following:
- the wecB gene encoding UDP-N-acetylglucosamine 2-epimerase (non-hydrolyzing) yields MKIINVVGARPNFMKIAPIHNRMLKSAVIKPYLVHTGQHYDEKMSKVFFDDLGMPEPDRYLYVGSGSHAVQTAKIMVEFEKVCEKLNPDLVLVAGDVNSTVACAMVAKKMNIKVAHVEAGLRSFDKTMPEEINRLLTDVISDYLFVSEESGIINLRNEGVSENRIIYTGNVMIDSLVNNFVKAECSDVLTKLGLVKGQYVLTTLHRPSNVDDETNTRIICEIFHDISKEVKIVFPIHPRSLKNIEKFGLLDNLTSNRNILIIEPASYLDFMKLMKDSLLVLTDSGGIQEETTYLKKPCLTLRSNTERPSTIDMGTNILIQELSKNAVLGYFENIKSGNFKKGQIPHLWDGKASERIVNFLINKHL; encoded by the coding sequence ATGAAAATTATAAACGTTGTAGGTGCCCGTCCAAATTTCATGAAAATTGCTCCTATACATAATAGGATGCTAAAATCAGCGGTTATTAAACCATACCTTGTTCATACGGGCCAACATTATGATGAGAAAATGTCTAAAGTTTTTTTTGATGACTTAGGAATGCCTGAACCTGACAGATACTTATATGTTGGTTCTGGATCACACGCTGTTCAAACAGCAAAAATCATGGTAGAATTTGAAAAAGTATGCGAAAAATTAAATCCAGATCTAGTTCTCGTTGCTGGTGATGTAAACTCCACAGTAGCTTGTGCCATGGTTGCAAAAAAAATGAATATAAAGGTTGCTCATGTAGAGGCTGGATTAAGATCTTTTGATAAAACAATGCCTGAAGAGATAAATCGATTATTAACGGATGTAATATCTGACTATCTTTTTGTGAGTGAAGAGAGTGGTATCATAAATCTAAGAAATGAAGGTGTTTCTGAAAATAGAATAATTTATACTGGTAATGTTATGATTGATTCATTGGTGAATAATTTTGTGAAAGCAGAGTGTTCTGATGTTTTAACAAAACTGGGACTAGTGAAAGGACAGTATGTTCTTACAACTCTGCATCGACCATCGAATGTTGATGATGAAACCAATACCAGAATAATATGTGAAATTTTTCATGATATTTCAAAAGAAGTAAAAATTGTTTTTCCAATTCATCCCAGAAGTTTGAAGAACATTGAAAAATTTGGATTATTAGACAATTTAACTTCAAATCGAAATATTCTTATTATCGAACCTGCATCTTATTTAGATTTCATGAAATTAATGAAAGATTCTCTTTTAGTTCTCACAGATTCGGGAGGAATCCAAGAAGAAACCACTTATCTTAAAAAACCTTGTTTAACCTTAAGATCTAATACAGAAAGACCATCAACAATTGATATGGGGACTAATATTTTAATTCAAGAGCTCTCGAAAAACGCTGTTTTAGGCTATTTTGAAAATATAAAATCCGGAAATTTTAAAAAGGGACAAATTCCACATCTTTGGGATGGAAAAGCCAGTGAGAGAATTGTTAATTTTTTGATAAATAAGCACTTATAG
- a CDS encoding Gfo/Idh/MocA family oxidoreductase, with amino-acid sequence MKFGLVGCGRIAPKHADSLINHIEHATLVAVCDPQDSRAKDFGEKYKVNHYLTYDEMLSNEDIDVVCILTESGNHAKHAIDIVRKYHKHIVVEKPMALTLNDADEMIKVCDQNRVKLFVVKQNRYNLPVMKLREALENGDFGKLIMGTVRVRWCRTQKYYDQDSWRGTWAMDGGVFTNQASHHVDLLEWMLGEPVSVFAKSRTALANIETEDTGVAVITFKNGAIGIVEATTAVRPKDLEGSLSILGEKGSVEIGGFAVNELKTWNFTGKNDDFEKVLEVPPNVYGFGHIRYLQNVCDNLLEDKKALVDGLEGRKSLELINAIYESIETGKEVYLRFQPQKCKLGIKD; translated from the coding sequence ATTAAATTTGGTTTAGTTGGTTGTGGAAGGATAGCTCCAAAACATGCAGATAGTTTAATTAATCATATCGAACATGCCACTCTTGTAGCAGTTTGTGACCCTCAGGATAGCAGGGCTAAAGATTTTGGCGAGAAATATAAAGTAAATCATTATTTAACTTATGATGAAATGTTGTCAAATGAAGATATTGATGTAGTTTGCATTTTAACTGAAAGTGGAAATCATGCGAAACATGCTATAGATATTGTTAGAAAATACCATAAACATATTGTTGTTGAAAAACCAATGGCTCTAACTCTAAATGACGCTGATGAGATGATTAAAGTTTGTGATCAAAACAGAGTTAAACTATTTGTAGTCAAACAAAATAGATATAATCTTCCAGTTATGAAGCTTAGAGAAGCTTTAGAAAATGGAGATTTTGGAAAACTAATTATGGGAACTGTAAGAGTAAGGTGGTGCAGAACTCAAAAGTATTATGATCAGGATTCGTGGCGAGGTACCTGGGCAATGGACGGAGGAGTTTTTACCAATCAAGCTTCTCATCACGTTGATTTATTAGAGTGGATGCTGGGTGAACCTGTAAGTGTTTTTGCGAAATCAAGAACGGCATTGGCAAATATTGAAACTGAAGATACTGGAGTCGCAGTAATTACATTTAAAAATGGAGCTATAGGCATTGTTGAAGCGACAACTGCCGTTAGACCAAAAGATTTGGAAGGTTCTCTTTCTATCCTGGGTGAAAAAGGAAGTGTGGAGATTGGAGGGTTTGCTGTAAATGAACTAAAAACGTGGAATTTTACTGGCAAAAATGATGATTTTGAAAAGGTTCTTGAAGTTCCTCCAAATGTTTATGGTTTTGGACACATAAGATATCTTCAAAATGTATGTGATAATCTGCTTGAAGATAAAAAGGCTTTGGTTGATGGTTTAGAAGGGCGAAAGTCATTAGAACTTATAAATGCAATATACGAATCTATCGAAACCGGAAAAGAGGTTTATCTTAGATTTCAGCCTCAAAAGTGTAAGCTGGGAATAAAAGATTAA
- a CDS encoding sugar transferase, whose product MYILVHKTGKPKEDTNPSYSPLIKMKRVGKNGKIIYVYKVRTMHPYSEYLHRFILDTFGYSKGGTGKPENDFRLTSWGKVLRKTWIDELPQLYNVLKGDLNLVGVRAVSQVRFEDIPKDLQELRIKFKPGCIPPSVVFKVIEQNQVDEAERKYLAEKQVRPYWTDFKYFWIAIYNILTGKIRSN is encoded by the coding sequence ATGTATATTTTAGTTCACAAGACTGGAAAACCTAAAGAAGATACAAACCCATCATACTCGCCATTGATTAAAATGAAAAGAGTGGGTAAAAATGGAAAAATTATATATGTCTATAAGGTTAGAACCATGCACCCATATTCTGAGTATTTACATAGATTTATTTTAGACACATTTGGCTACTCTAAAGGTGGTACAGGAAAACCTGAAAACGATTTTAGGTTAACAAGCTGGGGAAAAGTGTTGAGAAAAACCTGGATCGATGAACTTCCTCAATTATACAATGTATTGAAAGGTGATTTGAACCTAGTGGGTGTAAGGGCCGTTAGCCAAGTTAGATTTGAAGACATTCCAAAAGATTTACAAGAACTTAGAATAAAGTTTAAACCGGGATGTATCCCACCAAGTGTTGTTTTTAAAGTTATAGAGCAGAACCAAGTGGATGAAGCAGAAAGAAAATATTTAGCTGAAAAACAGGTTCGACCATACTGGACGGATTTCAAATATTTCTGGATTGCGATTTATAATATTTTAACTGGTAAAATTAGAAGTAATTAG